In Eupeodes corollae chromosome 3, idEupCoro1.1, whole genome shotgun sequence, a single genomic region encodes these proteins:
- the LOC129952862 gene encoding uncharacterized protein LOC129952862 has product MKFIPLHTKNTEIMYKNSICSSAALIVFVLVILSVMIPVLLVSILSPYSGISESRVLYEQPKVMYTFQYLFLGELGGEENPLVACSTFAYFNSRTNEWQKYCDTAKFTSQDQNFDSRMDTANFHLNFDELPEKLMSFDLLLIFEATLRHKCHLTPPAALIHRLEIPKDGFSNGIIKMKGYLRLNQNAEFICPFYGRSAKTHFRGDVLPKNTSNMEYFQFEYIQERIRSNPAFFELDITETYYKPSPEEGLSIQLQIDVVQVPARYHLSIWERCGQFWLYFASFFGISFYIMNKSKDFLFGRHILRSWEVIPWKKIY; this is encoded by the exons ATGAAATTCATTCCATTGCACACGAAAAACACTgaaattatgtataaaaattcaatttgctcCTCGGCAGCATTGATTGTCTTCGTCTTGGTCATTTTATCAGTTATGATTCCCGTCCTTTTGGTCTCTATTCTTAGTCCTTATTCGGGAATCTCTGAATCGCGAGTGCTATATGAACAACCAAAAGTTATGTATACGTTTCAGTACTTATTTCTTGGTGAATTAGGTGGTGAGGAGAATCCTTTGGTGGCATGCAGCACCTTTGCATATTTCAATAGCCGCACAAATGAATGGCAAAAGTATTGTGATACTGCTAAG TTCACTTCCCAGGATCAGAACTTCGATAGTCGAATGGATACTGCAAATTTCCATCTTAATTTCGACGAATTGCCTGAAAAACTTATGAGTTTCGATTTGCTTCTCATTTTCGAAGCCACTCTTCGACACAAATGTCATCTGACTCCTCCAGCTGCTCTGATTCATCGTTTAGAAATTCCAAAGGATGGATTTTCGAATGGAATCATTAAAATGAAAGGTTACCTTAGACTGAACCAAAATGCAGAATTCATATGTCCATTCTATGGCCGCAGTGCTAAAACTCACTTCAGAGGAGATGTTCTCCCCAAAAACACATCGAACAtggaatattttcaattcgaataCATTCAGGAGCGAATTCGATCGAATCCGGCATTCTTTGAATTGGACATCACTGAAACTTACTACAAACCATCACCAGAGGAGGGTCTTTCAATTCAATTGCAAATTGATGTAGTTCAAGTTCCAGCTCGATACCATCTAAGTATATGGGAACGTTGTGGACAGTTCTGGTTGTATTTTGCATCGTTCTTCGGTATTTCCTTCTACATTATGAACAAAAgtaaagattttctttttggaagacatattcttcgatcGTGGGAGGTGATTCCATGGAAGAAAATCtattaa
- the LOC129950812 gene encoding uncharacterized protein LOC129950812 — MDIKGDILDKILLLEASTSKEPSSSSVNQTFFEHSFRDENDIHLPKVKLPEFDGTYENWSMFHDLYTSMIHIKTNISNAQKLYFLKKCLSGDAEALIRSIKCTNVNYATAWKTLCDRYDNKRFLVDSYLKILCEQPDMQKESSSSIRKLLYTTKECLDSISNLGVSTDSWDLFVIFLISQKLDKSSRRNWENFLVHKNSSFKNKTNELPKLEDFFTFLEDSFRSLEAVETKISIHSKEKTTIPNKTQVCSRSLHTSKRNFKTPSCICCHETHYLYLCPQFKAFSSDKKIEFAKNNNLCLNCLVQGHTVSQCKIKYNCRICNKRHHTLMHIENNNSSSVQISNNGTSKTQSLVCTDSTAMTVPQILLATAKVKISTPSGDHFLRALVDQGSQSSFITERCVQRLKLKKYPFNCVVSGIGSSISNVCKSFVEFLLKSCTNSSFETLVKALVMSSISDYLQRYPVSSTLPKEFDNITLADPSFSEPGNIDILIGADIFHEIILDGVIRPQNGPLAQHTELGWILSGPINSKNSLSIENTSSFHTQVNAIDNSLRKFWELEEVSTSRISTPEETACDNYFQNTFSRSANGRYIVKLPFKSKVLNEDYPIFKNSLLNAQKRFTHLEQRVFPKNQTLKEEYSKFINEYISLSHMKLKCNLQDLPPTENGFILPHHGIWKESSSTTKLRVVFDGSSKPVNSTSLNEELLPGPSL, encoded by the coding sequence atgGACATAAAAGGAgatattttagataaaattcTACTTCTAGAAGCCTCTACTTCTAAAGAACCTAGTTCTAGTTCAGTTAACCAAACATTCTTTGAACATTCATTTCGCGATGAAAACGACATTCATCTTCCAAAAGTAAAACTTCCAGAATTTGATGGAACTTATGAAAATTGGTCAATGTTTCATGATTTGTACACTAGTATGATTCATATAAAAACCAATATCTCTAATGCACAAAagctttattttctaaaaaagtgtTTAAGTGGCGATGCTGAAGCTCTCATTCGATCCATAAAGTGCACAAATGTCAATTATGCTACTGCATGGAAAACTCTTTGTGATCGTTATGACAATAAAAGGTTTCTTGTTGATTCTTATCTAAAAATTCTATGTGAGCAACCTGATATGCAAAAGGAATCATCTTCTTCTATTCGTAAGCTTTTGTATACTACAAAAGAGTGTTTAGATTCAATTAGTAATCTTGGTGTTTCGACAGATTCGTGGGAtctctttgttatttttctaataTCCCAAAAATTAGATAAATCATCTCGACGAAATTGGGAAAATTTTCTGGTGCATAAAAActcaagtttcaaaaataaaacaaacgagTTACCAAAACTCGAAGATTTTTTCACTTTCCTAGAAGATTCTTTTCGTTCCTTGGAAGCCGTTGAAACCAAGATCTCAATACATAGCAAAGAAAAGACAACGATTCCTAATAAAACTCAAGTTTGTTCAAGATCTTTGCATACTTCGAAGCGCAATTTCAAAACTCCATCTTGCATTTGCTGTCACGAAACACATTACCTATATCTTTGTCCACAATTTAAGGCTTTTTCTTCCGACAAAAAAATAGAGTTTGCAAAAAACAATAATCTTTGCCTAAATTGTCTTGTCCAAGGACATACTGTATCACagtgtaaaattaaatacaactgCCGCATATGTAACAAACGTCATCATACTTTAAtgcatattgaaaacaataattcttccagtgtacaaatttcaaataatggTACTTCCAAAACACAGTCTCTTGTGTGTACTGATTCTACTGCCATGACAGTTCCTCAAATACTTCTTGCCAcagcaaaagtaaaaatttctACACCTTCTGGTGATCATTTTCTGAGAGCTCTTGTTGATCAGGGATCTCAATCTTCATTCATAACTGAAAGATGTGTTCAAcgtcttaaacttaaaaaatatccgTTTAACTGCGTAGTCAGTGGAATCGGATCATCAATTTCAAACGTCTGTAAAAGTTTTGtagaatttcttttgaaatcttGCACAAATTCTAGTTTCGAAACGCTAGTAAAAGCACTAGTTATGTCATCCATTAGTGACTACCTACAAAGGTATCCAGTTTCGTCAACTTTACCAAAAGAATTCGACAATATTACTCTAGCTGATCCATCTTTTTCTGAGCCTGGTAATATAGATATTCTCATCGGTGCTGATATCTTCCACGAAATAATTCTGGATGGTGTAATAAGGCCTCAAAACGGACCTTTAGCCCAGCATACTGAACTGGGTTGGATATTATCTGGTcctattaattcaaaaaatagtttatctATTGAAAACACAAGCTCATTCCATACACAAGTCAATGCAATTGATAATTCACTTCGAAAGTTCTGGGAACTAGAAGAAGTTTCTACTTCAAGAATTTCTACTCCTGAAGAAACAGCTTGTGacaattactttcaaaatacattttctcgTTCTGCTAATGGAAGATATATAGTAAAACTTCCTTTCAAATCCAAAGTGCTCAATGAAGACTACCCGATCTTTAAAAATTCCTTGCTTAATGCGCAGAAAAGGTTCACTCATCTCGAACAAAGAGTGTTTCCAAAAAATCAAACTCTTAAAGAAGAgtattcaaaattcattaatgAGTACATAAGCCTCAgtcatatgaaattaaaatgtaatctTCAAGATCTTCCTCCAACTGAAAATGGTTTCATACTACCACATCATGGAATATGGAAGGAAAGTAGCTCTACAACAAAGTTAAGAGTTGTATTTGATGGATCATCAAAACCAGTCAACTCCACTTCTCTCAATGAAGAGCTTCTTCCCGGTCCATCCTTATAA
- the LOC129952864 gene encoding mitochondrial import inner membrane translocase subunit Tim21 produces the protein MSHLAVLRHISVHSKRLITPSAIANHQQRFYAQPQEKPSSGSLTKASDRTDVSTDVRPLGEKIKENTKTASYMGVILLGVGVTGALFYAVFKELFSSNSPNNIYSRALERVKEEPRVQDVLGAPIKGFGEESRRGRRQHVAHSKFERNGVPHLRMQFYVQGIRNKATVHLEMKETSGKFTYRYLFVQLDHYPNTTIILEDNRLSDQLSVVGSEMELTQ, from the exons atgtcaCATCTAGCCGTATTGCGGCATATATCCGTCCATTCAAAACGACTCATAACTCCCTCTGCAATCGCCAATCATCAGCAACGTTTCTATGCCCAACCTCAAGAAAAACCCTCATCAGGATCTCTTACGAAAGCCAGTGATAGGACAGATGTTTCCACTGATGTTCGGCCACTTGgtgaaaaaatcaaagaaaataccAAAACTGCTTCGTACATGGGAGTAATTCTTTTGGGTGTTGGAGTAACAGGAGCGTTATTCTATGCGGTTTTTAAAGAACTCTTCTCGTCCAACAGTCCAAATAACATCTATTCAAGGGCTTTGGAGCGAGTAAAGGAG gaaCCTAGAGTACAAGACGTCCTAGGTGCACCAATCAAAGGATTTGGTGAGGAATCGAGAAGAGGTCGTCGGCAACATGTTGCTCATTCGAAGTTCGAACGAAATGGTGTACCCCACTTAAGAATGCAATTCTACGTCCAAGGAATCAGGAACAAAGCCACAGTGCATTTAGAAATGAAAGAA ACCTCAGGCAAATTCACTTATCGCTACCTTTTTGTCCAACTTGATCATTATCCTAATACAACAATAATTTTAGAAGACAACAGGTTGTCTGACCAGCTATCAGTTGTAGGCTCAGAGATGGAACTTACCCAGTGA